In Candidatus Poribacteria bacterium, the following proteins share a genomic window:
- a CDS encoding Gfo/Idh/MocA family oxidoreductase has protein sequence MRDTKYRVAIVGCGRMGQNYAEAYTTYPDTEIVAIVDANAQRRDVLGARFAVAALYPDVETLLRNIVPDIAVVVTPTKYMRDVVIACAEAGVKGISTEKPIAGCLRDADAMVEVCAERGIVFAGGNLQRAMNEVQEAASRLRSGEFGHIRGASVYGFGGEISGGGCQHISVLRLFTNAEVGEIIAWGTPPEALDAETDEGLIINGRFLLTNGLECNVFGTPTVCRGVDVWTDECLVRWDWNPPEIFRRYDPHGNRVRIDPNYSPYPWSEFSYLTGSIRSFLAAIDGNGHPWITGADLRQALEVAIAAKLSATRNSAPVKLPLEDRSLTLYPRPYRWLGGDATGRPQSVAEATGY, from the coding sequence ATGCGTGACACCAAATATCGCGTAGCCATCGTCGGGTGTGGACGGATGGGGCAAAACTACGCGGAAGCATACACCACTTATCCCGATACAGAAATCGTCGCGATCGTTGATGCCAATGCACAACGGCGTGATGTTCTCGGTGCCCGTTTTGCCGTTGCCGCGCTTTATCCTGACGTAGAGACACTATTGCGGAACATTGTACCAGACATCGCCGTGGTCGTCACACCCACGAAATACATGAGAGATGTGGTAATTGCGTGTGCCGAAGCCGGTGTCAAAGGTATCTCTACGGAGAAACCGATTGCTGGGTGTCTACGCGATGCCGATGCAATGGTTGAGGTATGTGCTGAACGGGGAATCGTATTCGCCGGGGGCAACCTACAGCGGGCAATGAATGAGGTCCAGGAGGCGGCATCTCGCTTACGCAGTGGCGAATTTGGGCACATCAGAGGCGCGAGCGTTTACGGGTTCGGTGGCGAAATCTCTGGTGGCGGATGTCAACACATCTCCGTCCTACGTCTGTTCACCAATGCTGAAGTTGGGGAAATCATCGCATGGGGAACCCCTCCTGAAGCATTAGATGCGGAAACCGATGAAGGTTTAATCATCAACGGACGCTTCCTTCTGACGAATGGATTGGAATGCAACGTCTTTGGAACTCCAACAGTTTGTCGTGGCGTAGACGTTTGGACGGATGAATGCCTTGTCCGATGGGATTGGAATCCACCAGAAATTTTCAGACGCTACGACCCGCACGGCAATCGCGTCCGAATCGATCCCAATTACAGTCCGTATCCGTGGAGTGAGTTCAGTTACCTCACCGGTTCCATTCGTTCCTTTTTAGCAGCCATTGATGGCAACGGTCACCCGTGGATTACAGGCGCGGATCTCCGACAGGCGTTGGAGGTTGCCATCGCCGCAAAACTCTCCGCGACCCGAAACAGTGCCCCCGTTAAACTTCCACTTGAGGACAGATCTTTAACGCTCTATCCGCGTCCGTATCGGTGGCTCGGAGGGGACGCAACGGGTAGACCTCAGAGTGTCGCAGAAGCAACAGGTTATTAA